A region from the Schistocerca serialis cubense isolate TAMUIC-IGC-003099 chromosome 1, iqSchSeri2.2, whole genome shotgun sequence genome encodes:
- the LOC126415592 gene encoding uncharacterized protein LOC126415592: protein MDSPIERYINIVSSKMNRIWLWTTCSLLPLSLASCMRTQPRRALPACVLMSTATAQPPWTNPPLSHSCDGTTKCMNSKQTSHKLFAGAFSQLQSSVPQRGICVATELRNALTPES from the coding sequence TGTCCTCCAAGATGAATCGTATATGGCTATGGACCACGTGTAGCCTGCTGCCACTGTCACTAGCCAGCTGCATGCGTACACAACCACGACGTGCTCTGCCAGCCTGCGTGCTGATGTCTACGGCCACTGCCCAGCCACCATGGACCAACCCACCACTATCGCACTCATGTGACGGCACCACAAAGTGCATGAATTCTAAACAAACTAGTCACAAGCTGTTTGCTGGCGCCTTCTCGCAGCTCCAGAGCTCTGTTCCCCAAAGGGGGATCTGTGTGGCAACTGAGCTGAGGAATGCATTAACACCAGAGTCATAG